From the Excalfactoria chinensis isolate bCotChi1 chromosome 1, bCotChi1.hap2, whole genome shotgun sequence genome, one window contains:
- the ZC3H12C gene encoding probable ribonuclease ZC3H12C isoform X3: MGLKDHLGRDLGHLHVASTGTQINAIVPWSMAEKPTMDKVNSRKEDVDKEASEETSGSSSCDSEESTNSDNDSERLNNSASESHLLPKTHRQLCRSPCLEPHILKRNEILQDFRIEEAQTVPKEVEKPPDVVKEYQTKLEFALKLGYSEEQVQLVLNKLGTDALINDILGELVKLGNKTETDQSVTNANTSVMREVSSIESQRSESPLQEDVTEDGDNLRPIVIDGSNVAMSHGNKEVFSCRGIKLAVDWFLERGHKDVTVFVPAWRKEQSRPDALITDQEILRKLEKEKILVFTPSRRVQGRRVVCYDDRFIVKLAFESDGIIVSNDNYRDLANEKPEWKKFIDERLLMYSFVNDKFMPPDDPLGRHGPSLDNFLRKKPIVPEHKKQPCPYGKKCTYGHKCKYYHPERGNQPQRSVADELRAMSRSTAAKTTSEGGLVKSNSVPCSTKNDGTSELKRATPKRQSDPSIRTQVYQDLEEKLPTKNKLETRSVPSLVSIPSSSAAKPQSTAPLTNGLPSGVHFPPQDQRPQGQYPTVMMATKNHGTPMPYDQYPKCESPVDVGYYSMLNAYSSLTISGPRSPERRFSLDTDYRISSVASDCSSEGSVSCGSSDSYVGYSDRSYMSSPDPQLEENLKCQHMHPHGRLNSQPFLQSYHEPLTRVQSYSHEEPKHHHKPPIPYMAVHLQHPTIGARSSCPNDYSAPQSSSHSKTMHMGRALVSTRIESISDSRLYDNSPLRHRKPFAGQDGLGSWDRQGYGMDAYGYRQTYSLPSNPTQPCYEQFAFQSLPEQQDQTWRVPYCGIPQDPARHQDTREKVYINLCNIFPPDLVRIVMKKNPHVTDAQQLAAAILVEKSQLGY; encoded by the exons ATGGGCTTGAAGGATCATCTAGGGCGTGACTTAGGCCATCTTCATGTGGCGAGCACTGGCACACAAATAAATGCAATTGTACCTTGGTCGATGGCGGAGAAGCCGACGATGGATAAGGTTAATTCTAGGAAAGAGGATGTAGACAAGGAGGCATCTGAGGAGACTTCAGGAAGCTCCAGCTGTGACTCTGAAGAAAGCACAAATTCCGATAATGATTCAGAGAGACTGAATAATTCTGCATCAGAATCACATTTATTGCCTAAGACTCACCGACAGCTGTGCCGATCTCCTTGTTTAGAGCctcatatattaaaaagaaatgaaattttgcaAGACTTTCGGATAGAAGAGGCTCAGACAGTACCGAAGGAAGTCGAAAAGCCCCCTGATGTGGTGAAAGAATATCAAACCAAACTGGAGTTTGCACTTAAGTTGGGTTACTCTGAAGAGCAGGTTCAACTTGTACTAAATAAGCTTGGTACTGATGCTTTAATAAATGATATTTTGGGAGAACTTGTCAAACTTGGGAATAAAACTGAGACTGATCAGTCTGTAACTAATGCTAACACTAGTGTAATGCGTGAAGTGTCTTCCATAGAGTCTCAGAGGTCAGAATCTCCGCTGCAGGAGGATGTGACGGAGGATGGTGACAACCTGAGGCCAATAGTTATTGATGGCAGCAATGTTGCAATGAG CCACGGGAACAAAGAAGTCTTTTCCTGTCGAGGAATCAAATTGGCAGTAGATTGGTTTTTGGAAagaggccacaaagatgttaCCGTGTTCGTGCCAGCGTGGAGGAAAGAACAGTCGAGACCTGATGCCCTTATCACAG ATCAAGAAATCTTGCGTAAAttagagaaagagaagattcTTGTTTTCACACCGTCCCGCCGAGTGCAGGGGAGAAGGGTGGTGTGCTACGATGACCGATTCATAGTGAAGTTGGCCTTTGAGTCAGATGGCATCATTGTTTCTAACGATAACTACAGGGATCTGGCAAACGAAAAGCCTGAGTGGAAGAAGTTCATAGATGAACGCTTGCTAATGTATTCGTTTGTTAATGACAA ATTTATGCCTCCTGATGACCCTCTTGGCCGCCACGGCCCAAGCCTGGATAATTTTCTTAGGAAGAAGCCTATTGTGCCAGAACATAAGAAGCAGCCGTGTCCATATG GGAAGAAATGTACCTACGGACACAAATGCAAATACTATCATCCAGAAAGGGGAAATCAGCCTCAGCGATCTGTAGCTGATGAACTTCGTGCCATGTCTAGAAGTACAGCTGCCAAAACTACAAGTGAAGGAGGGCTGGTAAAAAGCAATAGTGTTCCCTGTAGCACTAAGAATGATGGCACTTCTGAGCTTAAGCGTGCCACTCCGAAGAGGCAATCGGATCCTAGTATAAGGACTCAAGTCTATCAAGACTTGGAGGAAAAGCTTCCCACCAAAAACAAATTAGAAACCAGGTCTGTACCTTCGTTAGTTAGTATACCAAGTTCCTCTGCTGCAAAACCCCAAAGTACTGCACCTTTAACCAACGGCCTTCCGTCTGGAGTGCATTTTCCACCTCAGGATCAAAGACCACAGGGACAGTATCCTACAGTGATGATGGCAACCAAAAATCACGGAACACCAATGCCTTATGACCAGTATCCAAAATGCGAGTCTCCGGTGGATGTAGGGTATTACTCCATGCTGAATGCGTATTCAAGTCTGACTATATCTGGCCCACGCAGCCCTGAAAGGCGCTTCTCCTTGGACACAGATTACAGGATTAGCTCAGTAGCTTCTGACTGCAGCAGTGAAGGGAGTGTTAGTTGTGGCAGCAGTGATTCCTATGTGGGTTACAGCGATCGCTCTTACATGAGCTCTCCTGACCCACAGCTGGAGGAGAACTTGAAGTGCCAACATATGCACCCGCATGGCCGCCTTAACTCTCAGCCATTCCTACAGAGCTACCACGAGCCTCTAACACGAGTGCAAAGTTATAGTCACGAAGAACCAAAGCATCACCACAAACCTCCAATTCCGTATATGGCTGTGCATCTCCAGCATCCAACCATCGGTGCTCGTTCTAGTTGTCCAAACGACTACTCTGCGCCTCAGAGCTCGTCACACTCAAAGACTATGCACATGGGGAGAGCCCTTGTGTCCACGAGGATAGAGAGCATTTCAGACTCGCGTCTGTACGATAATTCTCCGTTGAGACACAGAAAGCCTTTTGCTGGCCAAGATGGACTTGGAAGCTGGGACAGGCAGGGCTATGGGATGGATGCCTACGGCTACCGTCAGACCTACTCTCTGCCCAGTAACCCCACACAGCCGTGTTAcgagcagtttgccttccaaAGCTTACCGGAGCAGCAGGACCAGACGTGGCGCGTACCGTACTGTGGAATCCCTCAAGACCCCGCGAGGCACCAAGACACCAGGGAGAAGGTGTACATCAACCTGTGCAACATCTTCCCCCCAGATCTTGTGAGGATTGTCATGAAAAAGAACCCTCACGTGACAGACGCTCAGCAGCTGGCCGCAGCCATCTTAGTGGAGAAATCTCAGCTAGGTTATTGA
- the ZC3H12C gene encoding probable ribonuclease ZC3H12C isoform X2 has protein sequence MPVCFPANEYGALYIQEYKKNSKVESSTCSSFMGLKDHLGRDLGHLHVASTGTQINAIVPWSMAEKPTMDKVNSRKEDVDKEASEETSGSSSCDSEESTNSDNDSERLNNSASESHLLPKTHRQLCRSPCLEPHILKRNEILQDFRIEEAQTVPKEVEKPPDVVKEYQTKLEFALKLGYSEEQVQLVLNKLGTDALINDILGELVKLGNKTETDQSVTNANTSVMREVSSIESQRSESPLQEDVTEDGDNLRPIVIDGSNVAMSHGNKEVFSCRGIKLAVDWFLERGHKDVTVFVPAWRKEQSRPDALITDQEILRKLEKEKILVFTPSRRVQGRRVVCYDDRFIVKLAFESDGIIVSNDNYRDLANEKPEWKKFIDERLLMYSFVNDKFMPPDDPLGRHGPSLDNFLRKKPIVPEHKKQPCPYGKKCTYGHKCKYYHPERGNQPQRSVADELRAMSRSTAAKTTSEGGLVKSNSVPCSTKNDGTSELKRATPKRQSDPSIRTQVYQDLEEKLPTKNKLETRSVPSLVSIPSSSAAKPQSTAPLTNGLPSGVHFPPQDQRPQGQYPTVMMATKNHGTPMPYDQYPKCESPVDVGYYSMLNAYSSLTISGPRSPERRFSLDTDYRISSVASDCSSEGSVSCGSSDSYVGYSDRSYMSSPDPQLEENLKCQHMHPHGRLNSQPFLQSYHEPLTRVQSYSHEEPKHHHKPPIPYMAVHLQHPTIGARSSCPNDYSAPQSSSHSKTMHMGRALVSTRIESISDSRLYDNSPLRHRKPFAGQDGLGSWDRQGYGMDAYGYRQTYSLPSNPTQPCYEQFAFQSLPEQQDQTWRVPYCGIPQDPARHQDTREKVYINLCNIFPPDLVRIVMKKNPHVTDAQQLAAAILVEKSQLGY, from the exons ATGCCTGTGTGCTTTCCAGCGAAC GAATACGGAGCGCTCTATATTCaggaatacaagaaaaacagcaaagtgGAGTCAAGTACATGCAGTAGCTTCATGGGCTTGAAGGATCATCTAGGGCGTGACTTAGGCCATCTTCATGTGGCGAGCACTGGCACACAAATAAATGCAATTGTACCTTGGTCGATGGCGGAGAAGCCGACGATGGATAAGGTTAATTCTAGGAAAGAGGATGTAGACAAGGAGGCATCTGAGGAGACTTCAGGAAGCTCCAGCTGTGACTCTGAAGAAAGCACAAATTCCGATAATGATTCAGAGAGACTGAATAATTCTGCATCAGAATCACATTTATTGCCTAAGACTCACCGACAGCTGTGCCGATCTCCTTGTTTAGAGCctcatatattaaaaagaaatgaaattttgcaAGACTTTCGGATAGAAGAGGCTCAGACAGTACCGAAGGAAGTCGAAAAGCCCCCTGATGTGGTGAAAGAATATCAAACCAAACTGGAGTTTGCACTTAAGTTGGGTTACTCTGAAGAGCAGGTTCAACTTGTACTAAATAAGCTTGGTACTGATGCTTTAATAAATGATATTTTGGGAGAACTTGTCAAACTTGGGAATAAAACTGAGACTGATCAGTCTGTAACTAATGCTAACACTAGTGTAATGCGTGAAGTGTCTTCCATAGAGTCTCAGAGGTCAGAATCTCCGCTGCAGGAGGATGTGACGGAGGATGGTGACAACCTGAGGCCAATAGTTATTGATGGCAGCAATGTTGCAATGAG CCACGGGAACAAAGAAGTCTTTTCCTGTCGAGGAATCAAATTGGCAGTAGATTGGTTTTTGGAAagaggccacaaagatgttaCCGTGTTCGTGCCAGCGTGGAGGAAAGAACAGTCGAGACCTGATGCCCTTATCACAG ATCAAGAAATCTTGCGTAAAttagagaaagagaagattcTTGTTTTCACACCGTCCCGCCGAGTGCAGGGGAGAAGGGTGGTGTGCTACGATGACCGATTCATAGTGAAGTTGGCCTTTGAGTCAGATGGCATCATTGTTTCTAACGATAACTACAGGGATCTGGCAAACGAAAAGCCTGAGTGGAAGAAGTTCATAGATGAACGCTTGCTAATGTATTCGTTTGTTAATGACAA ATTTATGCCTCCTGATGACCCTCTTGGCCGCCACGGCCCAAGCCTGGATAATTTTCTTAGGAAGAAGCCTATTGTGCCAGAACATAAGAAGCAGCCGTGTCCATATG GGAAGAAATGTACCTACGGACACAAATGCAAATACTATCATCCAGAAAGGGGAAATCAGCCTCAGCGATCTGTAGCTGATGAACTTCGTGCCATGTCTAGAAGTACAGCTGCCAAAACTACAAGTGAAGGAGGGCTGGTAAAAAGCAATAGTGTTCCCTGTAGCACTAAGAATGATGGCACTTCTGAGCTTAAGCGTGCCACTCCGAAGAGGCAATCGGATCCTAGTATAAGGACTCAAGTCTATCAAGACTTGGAGGAAAAGCTTCCCACCAAAAACAAATTAGAAACCAGGTCTGTACCTTCGTTAGTTAGTATACCAAGTTCCTCTGCTGCAAAACCCCAAAGTACTGCACCTTTAACCAACGGCCTTCCGTCTGGAGTGCATTTTCCACCTCAGGATCAAAGACCACAGGGACAGTATCCTACAGTGATGATGGCAACCAAAAATCACGGAACACCAATGCCTTATGACCAGTATCCAAAATGCGAGTCTCCGGTGGATGTAGGGTATTACTCCATGCTGAATGCGTATTCAAGTCTGACTATATCTGGCCCACGCAGCCCTGAAAGGCGCTTCTCCTTGGACACAGATTACAGGATTAGCTCAGTAGCTTCTGACTGCAGCAGTGAAGGGAGTGTTAGTTGTGGCAGCAGTGATTCCTATGTGGGTTACAGCGATCGCTCTTACATGAGCTCTCCTGACCCACAGCTGGAGGAGAACTTGAAGTGCCAACATATGCACCCGCATGGCCGCCTTAACTCTCAGCCATTCCTACAGAGCTACCACGAGCCTCTAACACGAGTGCAAAGTTATAGTCACGAAGAACCAAAGCATCACCACAAACCTCCAATTCCGTATATGGCTGTGCATCTCCAGCATCCAACCATCGGTGCTCGTTCTAGTTGTCCAAACGACTACTCTGCGCCTCAGAGCTCGTCACACTCAAAGACTATGCACATGGGGAGAGCCCTTGTGTCCACGAGGATAGAGAGCATTTCAGACTCGCGTCTGTACGATAATTCTCCGTTGAGACACAGAAAGCCTTTTGCTGGCCAAGATGGACTTGGAAGCTGGGACAGGCAGGGCTATGGGATGGATGCCTACGGCTACCGTCAGACCTACTCTCTGCCCAGTAACCCCACACAGCCGTGTTAcgagcagtttgccttccaaAGCTTACCGGAGCAGCAGGACCAGACGTGGCGCGTACCGTACTGTGGAATCCCTCAAGACCCCGCGAGGCACCAAGACACCAGGGAGAAGGTGTACATCAACCTGTGCAACATCTTCCCCCCAGATCTTGTGAGGATTGTCATGAAAAAGAACCCTCACGTGACAGACGCTCAGCAGCTGGCCGCAGCCATCTTAGTGGAGAAATCTCAGCTAGGTTATTGA
- the ZC3H12C gene encoding probable ribonuclease ZC3H12C isoform X1, translating into MGRKLRFLLSLWLSRVAIRGKELSGLRFFTCKDKDSKEYGALYIQEYKKNSKVESSTCSSFMGLKDHLGRDLGHLHVASTGTQINAIVPWSMAEKPTMDKVNSRKEDVDKEASEETSGSSSCDSEESTNSDNDSERLNNSASESHLLPKTHRQLCRSPCLEPHILKRNEILQDFRIEEAQTVPKEVEKPPDVVKEYQTKLEFALKLGYSEEQVQLVLNKLGTDALINDILGELVKLGNKTETDQSVTNANTSVMREVSSIESQRSESPLQEDVTEDGDNLRPIVIDGSNVAMSHGNKEVFSCRGIKLAVDWFLERGHKDVTVFVPAWRKEQSRPDALITDQEILRKLEKEKILVFTPSRRVQGRRVVCYDDRFIVKLAFESDGIIVSNDNYRDLANEKPEWKKFIDERLLMYSFVNDKFMPPDDPLGRHGPSLDNFLRKKPIVPEHKKQPCPYGKKCTYGHKCKYYHPERGNQPQRSVADELRAMSRSTAAKTTSEGGLVKSNSVPCSTKNDGTSELKRATPKRQSDPSIRTQVYQDLEEKLPTKNKLETRSVPSLVSIPSSSAAKPQSTAPLTNGLPSGVHFPPQDQRPQGQYPTVMMATKNHGTPMPYDQYPKCESPVDVGYYSMLNAYSSLTISGPRSPERRFSLDTDYRISSVASDCSSEGSVSCGSSDSYVGYSDRSYMSSPDPQLEENLKCQHMHPHGRLNSQPFLQSYHEPLTRVQSYSHEEPKHHHKPPIPYMAVHLQHPTIGARSSCPNDYSAPQSSSHSKTMHMGRALVSTRIESISDSRLYDNSPLRHRKPFAGQDGLGSWDRQGYGMDAYGYRQTYSLPSNPTQPCYEQFAFQSLPEQQDQTWRVPYCGIPQDPARHQDTREKVYINLCNIFPPDLVRIVMKKNPHVTDAQQLAAAILVEKSQLGY; encoded by the exons GAATACGGAGCGCTCTATATTCaggaatacaagaaaaacagcaaagtgGAGTCAAGTACATGCAGTAGCTTCATGGGCTTGAAGGATCATCTAGGGCGTGACTTAGGCCATCTTCATGTGGCGAGCACTGGCACACAAATAAATGCAATTGTACCTTGGTCGATGGCGGAGAAGCCGACGATGGATAAGGTTAATTCTAGGAAAGAGGATGTAGACAAGGAGGCATCTGAGGAGACTTCAGGAAGCTCCAGCTGTGACTCTGAAGAAAGCACAAATTCCGATAATGATTCAGAGAGACTGAATAATTCTGCATCAGAATCACATTTATTGCCTAAGACTCACCGACAGCTGTGCCGATCTCCTTGTTTAGAGCctcatatattaaaaagaaatgaaattttgcaAGACTTTCGGATAGAAGAGGCTCAGACAGTACCGAAGGAAGTCGAAAAGCCCCCTGATGTGGTGAAAGAATATCAAACCAAACTGGAGTTTGCACTTAAGTTGGGTTACTCTGAAGAGCAGGTTCAACTTGTACTAAATAAGCTTGGTACTGATGCTTTAATAAATGATATTTTGGGAGAACTTGTCAAACTTGGGAATAAAACTGAGACTGATCAGTCTGTAACTAATGCTAACACTAGTGTAATGCGTGAAGTGTCTTCCATAGAGTCTCAGAGGTCAGAATCTCCGCTGCAGGAGGATGTGACGGAGGATGGTGACAACCTGAGGCCAATAGTTATTGATGGCAGCAATGTTGCAATGAG CCACGGGAACAAAGAAGTCTTTTCCTGTCGAGGAATCAAATTGGCAGTAGATTGGTTTTTGGAAagaggccacaaagatgttaCCGTGTTCGTGCCAGCGTGGAGGAAAGAACAGTCGAGACCTGATGCCCTTATCACAG ATCAAGAAATCTTGCGTAAAttagagaaagagaagattcTTGTTTTCACACCGTCCCGCCGAGTGCAGGGGAGAAGGGTGGTGTGCTACGATGACCGATTCATAGTGAAGTTGGCCTTTGAGTCAGATGGCATCATTGTTTCTAACGATAACTACAGGGATCTGGCAAACGAAAAGCCTGAGTGGAAGAAGTTCATAGATGAACGCTTGCTAATGTATTCGTTTGTTAATGACAA ATTTATGCCTCCTGATGACCCTCTTGGCCGCCACGGCCCAAGCCTGGATAATTTTCTTAGGAAGAAGCCTATTGTGCCAGAACATAAGAAGCAGCCGTGTCCATATG GGAAGAAATGTACCTACGGACACAAATGCAAATACTATCATCCAGAAAGGGGAAATCAGCCTCAGCGATCTGTAGCTGATGAACTTCGTGCCATGTCTAGAAGTACAGCTGCCAAAACTACAAGTGAAGGAGGGCTGGTAAAAAGCAATAGTGTTCCCTGTAGCACTAAGAATGATGGCACTTCTGAGCTTAAGCGTGCCACTCCGAAGAGGCAATCGGATCCTAGTATAAGGACTCAAGTCTATCAAGACTTGGAGGAAAAGCTTCCCACCAAAAACAAATTAGAAACCAGGTCTGTACCTTCGTTAGTTAGTATACCAAGTTCCTCTGCTGCAAAACCCCAAAGTACTGCACCTTTAACCAACGGCCTTCCGTCTGGAGTGCATTTTCCACCTCAGGATCAAAGACCACAGGGACAGTATCCTACAGTGATGATGGCAACCAAAAATCACGGAACACCAATGCCTTATGACCAGTATCCAAAATGCGAGTCTCCGGTGGATGTAGGGTATTACTCCATGCTGAATGCGTATTCAAGTCTGACTATATCTGGCCCACGCAGCCCTGAAAGGCGCTTCTCCTTGGACACAGATTACAGGATTAGCTCAGTAGCTTCTGACTGCAGCAGTGAAGGGAGTGTTAGTTGTGGCAGCAGTGATTCCTATGTGGGTTACAGCGATCGCTCTTACATGAGCTCTCCTGACCCACAGCTGGAGGAGAACTTGAAGTGCCAACATATGCACCCGCATGGCCGCCTTAACTCTCAGCCATTCCTACAGAGCTACCACGAGCCTCTAACACGAGTGCAAAGTTATAGTCACGAAGAACCAAAGCATCACCACAAACCTCCAATTCCGTATATGGCTGTGCATCTCCAGCATCCAACCATCGGTGCTCGTTCTAGTTGTCCAAACGACTACTCTGCGCCTCAGAGCTCGTCACACTCAAAGACTATGCACATGGGGAGAGCCCTTGTGTCCACGAGGATAGAGAGCATTTCAGACTCGCGTCTGTACGATAATTCTCCGTTGAGACACAGAAAGCCTTTTGCTGGCCAAGATGGACTTGGAAGCTGGGACAGGCAGGGCTATGGGATGGATGCCTACGGCTACCGTCAGACCTACTCTCTGCCCAGTAACCCCACACAGCCGTGTTAcgagcagtttgccttccaaAGCTTACCGGAGCAGCAGGACCAGACGTGGCGCGTACCGTACTGTGGAATCCCTCAAGACCCCGCGAGGCACCAAGACACCAGGGAGAAGGTGTACATCAACCTGTGCAACATCTTCCCCCCAGATCTTGTGAGGATTGTCATGAAAAAGAACCCTCACGTGACAGACGCTCAGCAGCTGGCCGCAGCCATCTTAGTGGAGAAATCTCAGCTAGGTTATTGA